DNA from Rosa rugosa chromosome 6, drRosRugo1.1, whole genome shotgun sequence:
AAAATTCCCTTCACCAGACGCCATGTATGCATTCTTATTTTCGGGAAACACCAACCTTCCATAATTTCTTCGAAAAACCATCAGTAGTCACACCGCCGACAcctgatgaagatgaagacgcCCTACTTTGCATTTGCTCAGTTAACCGAGCCACATAATAACCACTCTTGACATTATATCTTCCAAGCTTGTCACAATGCCATATAAGTCTATCAAGTCCACCACCCAAACTCAACGGAATGCTAGTGATCAAGTCTgcttcataagtagtaaagagCTCATCAATAATGTCTTCAATCCAGCAACCATTGTCCACATCTATTAAATCAGCGACTCGTAAGTCCTCAGTCCCTTCCATGATAGTAGAGAATGGTTTAAAATTATAAGGGAGAGGCAGCcaagggtctgaccaaacagaCACCGCCTCCCCATTCCCCACCTGACATCGAAGTCCCTTCAGAAGAAGCACCCTTTGATAGAGAGACATGTAAAAAATCAGAATTGGGAAAATACCGTCCTTTCAACACTTTAGCCACCAAAGTATCTGGATTAAACAAGAGTCTCCAACCCTGTTTAGCTAAGAGAGCCTGATTAAATTGCACCATAATCCGAAATCCCAATCCACCCTCTGATTTTGAGGTACATAACTTGTCCCAAGAAAGCCAGTGAATTTTTTGTTCTGAGGTATTCTCTCCCCGCCAGAAATTAGCCGTTAATCTATGCATCTCTTCACATAAATTCTTGGGAAGCTGAAAACTGCTCATGACATATGTTGGGATGGATTGAATGACTGCTTTAATCAACACTTCTTTTCCGGCATTACTGAGCAGTTTGTTCCCTCAACGAGTTGAGGAATTGTTGAGGAAGTGGAGAAAAGGGGAAGAGTTTCCCGGAATTAACTCACTAATTTGCGACTTTTCTTTTGAACGAGTTGTTATCGAAAGTAAAATCGAAATCCCCTTGAAGTTTTCATACCTTGTTTGTCTGTTAGTATGATTTTGAATGTGATCATGATTTTGAGATGGCTGTGTTGGTTTGTGTGAGATGTCGTAATTAGTTATGCATTCGATTTGATTCGGCGGCTCTCTTAGTGAGAGTTTTGATTTTATATTGAATTAAGGAAGATTTGAAAAATTGTCGTTGGTAGTACAAAAAATGCAGAGTCATGTTGGGTGCCCTTAGTATTTTTGGGCACACCTCATTTGAGAATGGAATTAGATTGGATGTCATTACTATGCGATGTAATTATTAAGGAAACTAGAAACGATATCTAGAAGGTATGGGAATTGGTCGATATTCCAATTTCAAGTAAATTGTCCAGTAATTGAGTACTATTAAAAAACTTTATATTATTCTTAGTCAAATATTTATAAACActtaaaatattaaatatttaactaaataaaatatattttattttaagtacTATTAAAAAAAAGTACTAAATACAAAGTGTAACTGTCAATTTTACgtatttattattaattatgaATTATTGTAGTTTTCAGTAACtatttttatttgaatttttctaatttttctacATCTTATATATGTTGATAAATTTAATATCGAGTCAAGCCAAACCTAAGTCAGGCTCAAGCTCGTTCCACAATTGAGCTAAACCAAGTTGAGTTTGAGCTTGAAAGAAGTCCTTCATGACCTAGCTCCAATGGTGGATCTAGCATTGAGATCGGTAAGTCCTTTCTGGAAAAAGGAAGAGGACAAAAGGTTAGTCAACTTCAGAtcgaaaagattgaaacttagtgtcacaccccgaatttcgaataaagaaattcaaatccgtGATGCGAAAACTTAACCAAATGCCCGAAAtaacatagaaaatttttcaattaAATCTGAGCAACAACAACACGTCAATAAAGAATTGATCACTTAAGAATATCACATCAACAAGTGTTTACAAAACTCTAGAGAACGGATATACAAATGTAAACGCTCGCTAGGAGCATATCAAAAACAGCAGTACACAAACAAAAATAGGTTATGAACCTAACAGTGCTGCACTCCTCGCCTCGATCTCAACCTTGGtggtcctgacctgcaggaataaCCGCTACACCATGAAATAGTGcacgggttgaaacaacaaacccggtaagcttttgcaagctcgtgtgagtaaactcaattaaaatgactcacgtcatgcatgcttataatttctcaactcgtgagataaattaaagcaataacatttaactccacaaaacacaaccaaacataaaaTCACACTCggtaaaaattagtaatccctgcatagagaattagttcaggagatcacctaaaatcacacatttcaaatcatagcaactcatgcatatagtttagttcaggaaattacattaaaacaaacaattcaaaaggcagtaatccctccatataacttagttcaggagattacatttaaaatcaCCTCTACAATTCATTCGAAATCAAGTCCCACATGAATGACAAAAGAACGGACACCGACACTcttttttaaaacaaatataccCATGGGCACACGATAACTTAAAATTATCCCCCAAGAAGTATATTGTACTCAAGGACACACAATAACTCAAAGTTATTCCCCAAGAAGTACATTGTACTCAAAGGCACACAATAACTCAAagtggcagacagactagagctctaactaaatcgtaacctgtcacctcggccaaggttcaaccttacgtaCGATAATACTTACCTCGATCACCAATGTGATAAACGATACTCAACCGAACATTTGAAAGTCCCCTTGACTCAAATACTTTCCTCAAGAAAAATACACGTTTACACAATAATCAACGCATCATGATAATTGTAAGCTCGTAAAAGAAATGCtcgaaataacaattcaatcaactctcaatcattacttcaccaatgtcacaccatccaatatatatattccatgtaaatatatatatgtaatcattcacgcaggaatgactactaataccaactatagttcatacgtattaaaaccaataaattcattttatacttaaattcatttttttacctgtgagccgtaaccctatgaaccgtagtcggtcgagttcatattatttaaaacaaatctttattttcgaaaacgattcacaattatcaatcaattttgacaattaaataactcggttcgtaaatgaaccacgtgagatttactcacctctaaatctgGCTGCGTCTTTTCTCACAGCCGAGATCACACAATCAACAAATGTTCGCCCAAAACAATTCCGTCAAACACCTAATCACATACAATCTCAACTTAGCACATAATTCacaaaaacacaattatacgatgatccaacggttggatcctcatccgagatcacacaaagtcatcggaacacttatatgatcaatatatcaaatctacaagtcgatcggacggccggatcctcacggatagaaaccgaacgaaccgaaaaccctaaaattcataacttgcttatacaatttccaaaaattacaaactatatatcgaaatgattgTATCGATGTGTAGATTAAAAAGAGGAACAGAACCTGTTCCTGGGGTGGCCGGAACctgccggaaaacaccaccatagtggcgccgccgccgccggcccaaagtcaaaatttgacaaaacttccaacacaaaagatcttcatctcaactctaATTATAACTTTCATGACTAGCATaaagtcagaatcaaagtcatttggccggaatttacctcgcaaggtttgaaacccgaagaaccctagattcccaatcttcaaaattcgatcaccacgAGTTGAATAGTTGCAAGACACCTTGGGAGAAAGCTTCTACGTCCTCTAGGCTTTAAAATCCCCCAAGAATCAccgcctgaggtggccggaatcgtgagCTCTGATCTGGGGGATTTGCAGCGCCACCGCCTATCTTTCCGGCCTTGTAGCGCCGTGCACGGGCCAACCCCATGCCGTGAAACTTCCCAGACTTGGAGATGGGACTGAGGCAAAGAGAATGGAAGAAACGATTCGTCGATTGGtagccggaggagggagaacgaagcCGCCGCAGAATctaaacatataaaaagtcaactcttgaatCGAACATTTCGAGCGAATAGTTGATCGAAATAATttccgctccaccctcgaaccacgaaatcccactaacaaacactttattaattccaagaaattaataacgaatttccagAGTATTACACTTAGATTCTACTGGCTCAACATGTTTCAGTTGAGCTTATGATCGATTTAGGAAAGTTTAGGGGTGTAAATGAGCCGAGTTAAGGTGAATACCAATGTGATGATCAAGCTTGAGCTGAGCTTGAATTCGATAAAAAAACATATAAGCCGAGCTTTATCACCTTGGTATTCCCTTCAACTCAGCTCATTTGCAGCTCTAAACTTTCCTAGCTCGATCAGAAGCTCCACTAAAACAAGTTGAGCCATCAGAATctaagtttcaatcttttcaatTAGAAGCTGACTAACCCTCTGACCTCTTTCTTTTTCCGGAAAGGGCTTATCAATCTCGATGCTTGATCCACCATTGCGACTAGGTCACGAAGGATACTATCATCAACTCCATTTTCCCAATCGTTGAACAATAAACAGGACTTGAAAGAGCCACATGTTACAATGATATTGTAATTTACTTTCTAATAATTACTAAGGATCTGGACAATCAATGAAAGCACCTCATGAAATCTAGCCATCACAAATCCCAATCAAAGATGTTCCAAAAGAAGCTTAAGAAAGAttaatttcttctctcttttcgcTTTGAAATTCACTCTCTTTACTCGGGCCAGATTCATTTTCGTGTCTTTTCCATACAATCGATTTTCTCAACCACAGATCATGGTTGCGATTATGAATAATCTTTCTCTCCCCATTGCAATGGTATTAGCATTATCTGTTACCTATTTGTTGCATTTCTCTCTAGTACAAGCTGACCATATGGGCGGCTTCAGCGTGAAGCTCATTCACCGCAACTCTCCGTTGTCTCCTTTCTACAATCCTTCAGAAACACCTTCGCAATGCGTGACAAATGCTTTGCAACGTTCCATCAACCGTGTCAATCTCTTCGGATCAACTAATTTGTTACCTTCATTAAACGATCCTGAATCTACAATAGTATCAGACAAGGGCGAGTACCTCATGAAAATATCAATTGGCACTCCTCCCGTAGAAATCTCAGGAGTTGCAGATACAGCTAGTGATCTTACATGGATTCAATGCATGCCTTGCAGCAGCTGTTACAAGCAAAAATCTCCACTCTTTGATCCGAAGAATTCCAATACTTACAAAGTGGTTTCTTGCCCCTCAAGTCAATGTCAATCTGTAAGTGGAACCTCTTGCTCAGAAGATACCTGTCACTACAAAAGGTTCTATAGGGATAGATCCTACAGCAATGGAATTGTATCAACAGAGACGATCACTTTCAACTCCACTAGCTTAGGTCAAACAATTTCACTCCCACAGATTATAATTGGTTGTGGGCACAATAACAGTGGACTTTTTAATGAAGATGGATCAGGCGTGATTGGACTTGGACGTGGATCAAtgtcccttatctcccaaatggATTCTTCAATTGATGGGAAATTCTCCTACTGCCTTGTTCCAGCTTTTTCACCACTCAACTCTTCAAGCAAAATGAGCTTTGGTAATAATGCTGTGGTTTCTGGTGCCATGGTGGTTTCTACCCCATTACTTTCAGGTATGGTATACGTATAAAATGTTGACAGTACCTTCGAACTTTTTGTTTAGCAAATACCAATATTTGATACA
Protein-coding regions in this window:
- the LOC133716447 gene encoding aspartic proteinase CDR1-like, which encodes MVAIMNNLSLPIAMVLALSVTYLLHFSLVQADHMGGFSVKLIHRNSPLSPFYNPSETPSQCVTNALQRSINRVNLFGSTNLLPSLNDPESTIVSDKGEYLMKISIGTPPVEISGVADTASDLTWIQCMPCSSCYKQKSPLFDPKNSNTYKVVSCPSSQCQSVSGTSCSEDTCHYKRFYRDRSYSNGIVSTETITFNSTSLGQTISLPQIIIGCGHNNSGLFNEDGSGVIGLGRGSMSLISQMDSSIDGKFSYCLVPAFSPLNSSSKMSFGNNAVVSGAMVVSTPLLSGDLKSFYFVKLEAMSVGRKKLQYNSTLMPIAPGRGIIIVDSGTTLTMLPKDFYNRLELTMSKAIRSKRVRHASRYLSLCYKTKSAIKAPIITAHFTGAAVKLKASNTFIRVSMDVVCFAFRPITQGNAIFGSMAQTNFLIGYDLKKESISFKPTDCSKN